aacatgGAATAGAACAAAAGCAAACGCAAACAGAAATAGCATAAAATGGACAACAGACGCGACAACACAGGCCCCAATCGTAGGGGCAAAAATTATGagttgcttttattttaaaatcgtttcatttattttgcgtCAGCAGCGCCTCTCAATGAGGAAACGCTGCGTATACATAATTTTCTGGCCACATATACGCACTCGCATATCTTTCGAACGTCGATTCAGTGTTCGATCCCAATCAAAAGCACAGACGAGTGATCTTTCCTTGGCCTTTTGCAGTCTCTTGAGATCGGGTTGTATTTTCGAGTGATTTTGCAGGAGGAAATAGAGTTTGTACCTGCACCTTAACAATGTAAATGGTTTTGCTATTCGTCTTATCTTGAAATACTGTGATTTTATAAATTACTCTTCGAAAGTAGTTGTTTACAATTGAGTTTATCAAAGTTATTTTTTCCCCGAGCTGAATTAATCATCTTATTTTTTAATCTTATATATTTCAAAGTAGGGTAAACaagagaacaaaaaaacaaatttaaaatagattGTTACACAGCCATTATGCATGAGTAACAACTAACAAATTGCGATATAAAGGAAATAATCTTTAGTACTGCTAGAAAGTATAATACAATGTAAGGCAATTAGATGCGCAATTAAAGCAATTTTGTTATTAACATGATTCTTTACACTAGTGTTCATGAACTTAATGGGGTAATACGTTAATAACCAGCCACATTTCTTGGTTATTCCAAATGGGTGCTATCTGCTGCTAGTTCTTGCCAATATCTACTTCTAGATCTCCTTTGAATACGACCTTTTTGGCCATGAAACGATGATTTGCCACTTCATTCACAAGCCATTCACATTAATTTTCCATGATTCTCTTAAGCGTGCACTTTATCTGAAAGTCCGAACAGCTGGCTGCAAAATGGAATCAGGGTTGGAAATGGCAAGTAAATCTGTCCTCGCTACAAGCAAGTGGGCCCCACTGGGCATTCGGGGAATAGGGATATGGATAGGAATGGCGTCGGGATTTGCACCCAGGTCATTGTGTTGTGTGGCTGGCAGTAGAAACGCCCACGCACACGCCCCTGTCAACTGGCCGGTAAAAAATAGAatcaaatacatatgtacatatgtatgtacatatacagaACAGGAGTTGTGGCAAAGCtcgcattttatttgcatttgtgaATTTATTGCTTTCGGTTACGTCTGTTTCGCCTTGCCACTTTTACAAAAGTCGttgcttgctgctgcttgggGAATTTTTTGGAAATTCGAAAAGATTGGGTTTGAAGCAGTAGCCAAGGGCTTCTACTGTTGCTCAAAGCAATTAATATTTGAgaaaaaataacgaaaacgaaagcagcagcagcagcaacaaagcgACCGCAACAGTGGCAACAAAACGCCCCCCGCCACACGTCTTCATTTTTCAACCAAGGACTTGGCACGTTTTAAATTCAGCCAGCAGCCGCAGAAAAGACCACGGACAGTGGGcggaatttaatttcgaaaaacATATTACTTTATTGTTCGCATCTATACCCACCTCCGCCAATCGAATAAATACGATTCCACCGATGCCAGTAAGCCTTCACCTCAGAAAGAGTGTTGATTAGCAACAAGACTATAAAGTTTCTAGACATTACCTTATATTTGAAGtatgaaagttttttatgaaTGTCGCGAATATCTCCAAGTATTAccattataaaaaatttaattttttaaagtgaCTTTTATGCATCTAGCTTTTTATTGGACATCCCGACCACAGTGCACTAGTTTCCACAGTATGCGATAACAATAACATCGTCCACTACGTGGTCGTTGCTGGGGTTACGGGCAGTCAGTCACGGTCACGGCTGCAGCCCCTCCGCTCCGGCCGATACGAGTCCTCAGAACAATGGCTGCGGACAGGACGAAGGCCGACGGCCAAGGACGAAGGGGTGGAATTCAATAGCaacagcaggaacaacaaGCATTCTGCTCCCACGCAATAGCAGCAGGAATTGTGGCAAAAACAGCTGCTGCAGGATCAACGAGGTGGGAGTGGATTCGAGGACTTTAAAACACGAGCCAACTGAAAATATTCAGAAACGCCGAAGCTAAAATACCCTTTCATAAAGGCGATTTATTCAAGTGGGGGATTTTTCGCTCCTAGTGAATCTTCACTAAAGAGTGGGGGTAATCACAGTTACTGGTTCTTCTCCCTACATAGGGTCTTTTCTATTTCTATAAATGCCAGATTTCACTTATTTCTCGGTATTTgactaaaatttaaaatatgcaGGTTTTGGACGAATTGAGTCCTTGTTGACACATTAGAAGCCCCCAGATAAACACCTTTTCCACGCCACTGCAGAAATTTGAacatttaaaacaacaaaacagtATGGAACTATTGTTGGCAAATGATGGCGCGTGCATAAAATGCGCATATCGAAAGTGGGCGGTTGGGGAGGTGATAATTTTGCACTCCTTGTGATAAAAACAATCCGGTATTTAGCAGCGGCTTATTCCTgaatgtttataaacaaatcgAGCGAGAGAGCGTAGGATGGATGGCACAGGGGGGTGGAGGGTGGTTGCAAAGGGGGTGACTTTTCGCAGACGCTGCGGCACCAACACAAACAACGCAACGGCAGCACAGCAACAATTTGCACGTAAAactcagctgctgctgctgttgccgttaCATAAGAAACTCTTGCAAAAAGTGCAAATCTCAATTCGGTATGCAAATGGACCACTGCCACAATGTACTCACCGTTTTTAGAAACTATTCAGTGGCGAAATTGCGTTTCTTCTTTTATGCGCCAATAACAAACTGCTCTTTTCCCCCGTTGTGGTTGTTCTcctccttgttgttgttgtggttgcaGCTACTGCCCAGCGAAGAATaactgctgttgttgttgcggcaGCGTAAATTTGCAAGTGCACCGCTATTGTTGAATGTTTTTTAGCCGATTGTCAACCCAGTAGAAGCTTCCAGTCTGCGTCATTCGCGGAGACGCGTAGTTTGACGTTCGACGACACAACCGCTCGCAGTGAATATTGTTTTCGGACTAGAGCTGAGAAACGGTAGATTTTGGTACTTCTGGAAACATCGATTGGCCTGAAACTGATAGGTAGGCGACAAGCGGTCACACTTGGTGATGTGCGATAGATTTGTTGCAATCGATTACATATTTATCGAAAAAAGCAAAGAGAAGCCGAAATATTTGGCATTAAAAGataattttgtattaaaacTAGGAAAATAAGTTACAATAAATCGCAGATCAGGAAGACATGGCCAACGTCGAGTCTATGATTGTGGAGGAAAAGACGCAGGTCAAGCAGATTGACCGCGAAAAGGTTTGTTTGATTGCACCGGCCATGTTTACTTCGGATTTGCTCTAGATATGCTAATaagtttttgcctttttcagACCTGCCCTCTGCTGCTCCGCGTCTTCTGCTCTACGGGACGGCACCACTCCGTGTCGGAGTATATGTTCGGAAACGTGCCCACCAATGAGCTACAGATCTACACCTGGCAAGACGCCACGCTCCACGAACTGACCTCCCTGGTGCGCGACGTCAATCCGGATACTCGGAAAAAGGGCACCTACTTCGACTTTGCCGTCGTGTACCCCAACTACCGGAGCAATCACTTCCAGATGCGCGAAATCGGAGTGACCTGCACGGGCCAAAAAGGAATCGATGATAACAAGACACTTGCTCAGGCCAAATTCAGCATTGGAGACTTTCTGGACATCTCGATTACCCCACCCAACCGCCTGCCACCCACAGCCAGGCGCCAGCGTCCCTACTGATTCTTCACGTTCATCTATTCTAATCATTTTAATCTTTCACTTGACACTCAATGGAGTATGGACATAATTATAAGTGGAATACAAGTAAGACGAACTACGAGCTGCTTGACTTAAGGGACTATATGTTGTGGGGAGTATCAGTTCCTGTAAATGCCGTTCGGGCGCTTCGACTTCTTCTTGCCTAATTGCGTCATGTCGATCTCCAGACCATTGGGCAGCACGGCGCGATTCTCTTCGTAGTTCACGAACCCATTCTCTTGTAACTCCTCCTCGTTGTTGCGGTTGTTAGGATCGCACTTGATTCCTGTCTCGTAGTGGTACTCACGTTTGTTGCCATCTGGATCAACGTAGCCATAAGTGCCCCTGGTAAATGAGAAGTTTGGATAACCATAATGGAAGCATACAGGAAATGGATCCAATCTGTTCTACTCACTTGGTGATGCAATCGGTGCCGATCAGCTCCTCCTTGAAGGATCCGTCGTCGTTCTCATAGCCCCATGTAATGCTTCCGTCCTCGTTTTCCTCACGCCACTTGCGAATGGTCTGGGAAACGGGCTGGCGgcggcgctgctgctgctggtcaaCGTGATCGTCCTGCAGTTGATTTTGATCAATGATGGGACGCGGCTGGACGGGCTTAGGGCGTGGCCTGGCCACAGGCTGTGGTGCTGGTGGCTCAGGTCGCAGGACAGCGGCTGACGCTGGTCTCGTTCGAATCACAGCCACCCGCTGGGGCTGTTGAGGCGGTAGTGGTGGTGGCGCTGCTGCAGTGGGCGTAGGTCGCTCCAAGCCGAATCTCTGCGAGCTCTCAAACCGACCGATGCCAAAGTCATTGAAGGCGGCGGGACGGTTCAAGGGCGTTGGAATCGAAGGACGTTCGGCGGGGAAGCGAGAAGGAGGAGGCAGGATGGCAGCCGGCTGGGAGTCATCGGACTGGAGGAACTGCTGCACCGGCGAGGGTTGTTCAACGGGTTGCTGGCCAGCCAGGAAGGCGGCAGCTGCCTGCTGAAACTGCGACTGCTGGGCCTGGGCCAATTGCTGTTCCCTCAGAAGATTCGGCAGATATGGCTCCGGCTGTTCATCCTCCGCTGACTCCGTCACAGGACGCGGCTCCTCGATAGCAATGCGCTGCGTCACCGCTGGAAGTATGGTATTCTGCTGGCGTAATGAAGCTCCTGGACGGCGTACTCGCAGCACAGGCTGTCGGTGGGGCACTGGGCCAGGTGAAGCCACCGCTCCGGGAATGCTCAGACGCTGAGGATAGTTTTGTGCCTCTGTCACAGCGAGCGCGCTGCAAACGAGCTGGATTCGGAGGGGAAAAATGTATGTCATTAGTGCATCCCATATGAGGGTCAACTGTGCCAGTTGTCGGTACAAGGCGTTCCAACCGCTTTAGCAACCGCGTGCCACAGGTGGCCAACTGGCCACTAACTGTTAACTTGCTTTTGGCAGTGTCCCTcctaaataattttttttacgaGCTCATTTTGGCGTGGTGCTTGCCCAACGACTTCTTAGATTTTTCATCTCCGCTCTGCCGATTTGGGGGTGGAAAACCCCGAAGAATTTggtaaatttatttgaaaccTACATAATTGGTCAATGGGTTCACAATGGTTCGATGGAAACGTGTACACATATGTATTGCAAATGAGGTTAATAATCTTAAAGATACATAATACCATAATACATTACTCTAGACAGAAGTAATAACATTCTATATTCGATGTACCACTGTAAGTTATTTTTGGCTACAGTCTAATTTTTATGGTAGATATGAAACTACATAAAGTCCAAACATTTCTCAAACTTTTAGCACTACTAATTATAGATCGAATTCCGGGCTCGTAAAAAGCTCCGCACTTGCAGCCTAACTTTTGTGGCACTTCTTGGTTAACTGCTCAACTCGCACCTCCGTAAACTGGTTTAAAATTTATCAACCGCTTATGAGCAACAGCGATTTGTAGTTGTAACGCTGTGGCGGTGgcaacaaccacagcagcaacaacaactgtgGCAGTACTGTAATGGCTGTAAATGTGGAACATAAAACAAATCGCGATTTCTACCCCGCCTCGCTGCCGATCGATCATAAAAGCCGAgtccaaagccaaaaacaagctgtgccaaagccaaaaggagagaccaaaaacagaaaaaacgaaaacatttcAGACTTTGGCGTCTGGGTTGCGTAATTTGCATGGCCGGAGTTATGCGGCATGTAGCATGTGGCAAGCACATTGGCCAAAAGTTTCCGGTTCGCGAAAGAAGTCAAAGTCTAGGACAAATGACCGACCGCCTAGTCGTATACTTAATGCTAGCACGACTTTCAGTGTGACAACTTTTAATTAGTACTCGCTGTTGTTGCATAATTCTAAGACGGGTGGAGGGGTATTATTAGTCGGCTTATGGCTTTTCGCCCTCGGTTTCGGTTTCCATCTGGTCACAGATCAGATAACTATTTGGCCCACTTTGGCGTGGTAGCTTATATAAAAGAATTAATGATTGGGGAAGTGAAAAAAACCCAATACGGAATTACGGTTTCCATTTGGGTTCTTGGCAGGATTGGAAACTTAAGTAGGGTTACTAATTGAAATTGTGGTTTTTGCTGGAAGTATTACATTAGCaacatttttttcgttttatttcttttgtttaacttAAAAAACAGAGTCTTTGACTTTTCTCTAAagaactttttaaatttgtaatctTTGCTAACTGTGATCCTATTTATGATTACAAAAAAACATATACCATAGCCATATACGCTATTATTCCATTAAATTCGATATTAAATAACTATTTCCTTATACCTCTGCTAAGTTTTAATCTAAACAGTGGCATATAATTCAATTGTTCAAACATAAACAACTATTACCGCTAATAATAATCAATCGAATCAATGAAGCCTTCGGCTCATGCAGATTTTGTTATGCATGCAGTCgacacatttttttgtttactattATTATCCATTACTTTCCTGTATCTGAGCTattggctttgtttttggttcgtttgtgtgtgtggggaaCCATTGAAGCCAAACATTCCAGTGGCCAGCGGCTTGGCTGGCTGCCCAACTACCTGGTCAAGTGAACTACTTGGcttaaacattaataaaagCCAGGCCAGATAAAGCGAAAAAATTGTGTATGAAACTACGCAAGGCCTGGCAGACACTTGCAGCTATTTATTTGGGTGCATTGCTCGGCAGGGGAacttgatttgatttaattgcttttatgACTCCGCCTTGCGTCTGCGTCTCAGTTCAAGGAAACCGAAAATTTCGTAGCCATGTGTAACTGTTCGTAATGGAAGGTGTTCCCAGCTCGAGACCGAAATTGAAACCAAGCCAGGTGAACTTAAGCCAAGCCCAGGTGGAGTTGAATGTAAACGTGGGTGTTCCTCTGTATAGTGAACCATCACCATTATGATGCATCATAAGCATCAGTGAAAGACAACAAAAGATGTTTATGGTGCGTGCTCATTAGTAACAATAACTTGGCTAAGGACTTCTGGCCCGGCCTTGACTGTCCAATGGCCATTGACCGAACGAACGTACGAGTATGAGCAGCCGAATGAAATCGAAAATATGTCCTATTCCAACCGGGCATTTTTTAGCTCGCTGGACTCGTTGCGCTGGAATAGTTGTCAGTGCACTTTCGAGCCGGCTTCGGTCTGAAATATGTAATACTTTATGCATGTATAAAAGCCTTATTTATGCAGGCATACATATACTCCCATATACCCGTCCATTACGTAATCCCAGCACACTACGCCCAAATGAGTCGCGGTGTGGgcaagtatctgtatctgtcgctgtagctgtagctgtagctgtatctaAATCTGAatctgcagcagcggcagccacTGAAAACTGAATGGAGAGTGCGTGCCGAGAATTTGCATCGCCTTGGGTGCGTTTTGTGGATCCCAATCGCGCATAACTAGTTATTAGCTGCGGCACCACCAACGACCTTGATACACATAATCGGGGCTAGCACAAATATGGTATCGTGACGAACTGCCCCCCAACAATACTCCTGTAAATTATGTCTTTCTTGTCATTAACAATTCATTTTCTGGTCCAAATTTTGGCAAGCTCATTAGGCCATGTCCGTAATTTGGCCAAGCAATCAATCAAGTTAAAGCATGAAAATCTAATTGTAGCCGCTGATATATGGTTTTTCTAAACTAATTTcggaaatttaaaaaatttgtgaCTTAAGAAGTTTACTGTATGATTgatatttacataaaattatgtttttttattattttgacttttttggaaaatggttttataataatttattgtatttaactattttttcTGGATATAATGAAACTAAAAAGACTTTGATAATCTTTGGCAGTACAACAAATTG
This genomic stretch from Drosophila yakuba strain Tai18E2 chromosome 3R, Prin_Dyak_Tai18E2_2.1, whole genome shotgun sequence harbors:
- the LOC6537079 gene encoding BRD4-interacting chromatin-remodeling complex-associated protein — encoded protein: MKIQLIALVCSALAVTEAQNYPQRLSIPGAVASPGPVPHRQPVLRVRRPGASLRQQNTILPAVTQRIAIEEPRPVTESAEDEQPEPYLPNLLREQQLAQAQQSQFQQAAAAFLAGQQPVEQPSPVQQFLQSDDSQPAAILPPPSRFPAERPSIPTPLNRPAAFNDFGIGRFESSQRFGLERPTPTAAAPPPLPPQQPQRVAVIRTRPASAAVLRPEPPAPQPVARPRPKPVQPRPIIDQNQLQDDHVDQQQQRRRQPVSQTIRKWREENEDGSITWGYENDDGSFKEELIGTDCITKGTYGYVDPDGNKREYHYETGIKCDPNNRNNEEELQENGFVNYEENRAVLPNGLEIDMTQLGKKKSKRPNGIYRN
- the LOC6537078 gene encoding histone deacetylase complex subunit SAP18, translated to MANVESMIVEEKTQVKQIDREKTCPLLLRVFCSTGRHHSVSEYMFGNVPTNELQIYTWQDATLHELTSLVRDVNPDTRKKGTYFDFAVVYPNYRSNHFQMREIGVTCTGQKGIDDNKTLAQAKFSIGDFLDISITPPNRLPPTARRQRPY